A single window of Halobacterium jilantaiense DNA harbors:
- the psmA gene encoding archaeal proteasome endopeptidase complex subunit alpha, with the protein MQGQNQQQAYDRGITIFSPDGRLYQVEYAREAVKRGTASIGVRTPEGVVLVVDKRTRSPLLEGSSVEKLHKVDDHVGAASAGHVADARQLIDFARQQSQVERVRYDEPIGVRTLTKEVTDHIQQYTQVGGARPFGVALLVAGVEDGEPRLFETDPSGTSNEWKAVAIGSNRGDIQEFLEDEYETDLDVDGGIDLALRALNEGRDGALQGEGVGVAVVDAETGTYRELEAEESQSYIDDIEAVETDDEETEE; encoded by the coding sequence ATGCAGGGTCAGAACCAGCAGCAGGCCTACGACCGGGGAATCACCATCTTCTCCCCCGACGGCCGGCTCTACCAGGTGGAGTACGCCCGCGAAGCGGTCAAGCGAGGGACGGCGAGCATCGGCGTCCGCACCCCCGAGGGCGTCGTCCTCGTCGTGGACAAGCGCACCCGCTCCCCGCTTCTGGAGGGCTCCAGCGTCGAGAAGCTGCACAAGGTCGACGACCACGTCGGTGCCGCCAGCGCCGGCCACGTCGCCGACGCCCGCCAGCTCATCGACTTCGCGCGCCAGCAGTCGCAGGTCGAGCGCGTGCGCTACGACGAGCCCATCGGCGTCCGCACGCTCACGAAGGAAGTCACCGACCACATCCAGCAGTACACGCAGGTCGGCGGCGCGCGCCCGTTCGGCGTCGCGCTCCTCGTCGCGGGCGTCGAGGACGGCGAACCCCGCCTCTTCGAGACGGACCCGTCCGGCACCTCCAACGAGTGGAAGGCCGTCGCCATCGGCTCGAACCGCGGCGACATCCAGGAGTTCCTCGAGGACGAGTACGAGACCGACCTGGACGTCGACGGCGGCATCGACCTCGCGCTGCGCGCCCTGAACGAGGGCCGTGACGGCGCGCTCCAGGGCGAGGGCGTCGGCGTCGCCGTCGTGGACGCCGAGACCGGGACGTACCGCGAACTCGAAGCCGAGGAGTCCCAGTCCTACATCGACGACATCGAGGCCGTCGAGACGGACGACGAAGAGACCGAGGAGTAA
- the nucS gene encoding endonuclease NucS: MTRTLADPSLDAAADFASDAAGDGLAVSLVGTCEATFSGRAERRLPGGVRQLLWKPDDTLLVHGASGRDPDAWASGAAVAVAVERASGHASDDHLVVETDGGAADALRVQFSAVHAATAFDPASADATVSGTESDLKERVLADPDLVEPGFRPLATERETPAGRVDVYGRDADGNVAAVELKNVRAGPSAASQLERYVTALRRDLHADATVRGVLVAPGVTEKTRRLLAESGLTFSEVS, translated from the coding sequence GTGACGCGCACGCTCGCCGACCCGAGCCTCGACGCCGCCGCCGACTTCGCCAGCGACGCGGCCGGCGACGGCCTCGCGGTCTCGCTGGTCGGCACCTGCGAGGCGACGTTCTCGGGGCGGGCGGAGCGCCGACTCCCCGGTGGCGTCCGCCAGCTACTCTGGAAGCCCGACGACACCCTGCTCGTCCACGGCGCGTCGGGTCGCGACCCCGACGCCTGGGCCTCCGGGGCGGCTGTCGCCGTTGCGGTCGAACGTGCCAGCGGGCACGCGAGCGACGACCACCTCGTCGTCGAAACCGACGGCGGCGCGGCGGACGCGCTCCGCGTCCAGTTCTCCGCGGTTCACGCCGCGACGGCCTTCGACCCCGCGAGTGCGGACGCCACCGTCTCGGGCACCGAATCCGACCTCAAGGAGCGCGTGCTCGCCGACCCAGACCTCGTCGAACCCGGCTTCCGGCCGCTCGCCACCGAGCGCGAGACGCCCGCGGGGCGCGTCGATGTCTACGGCCGGGACGCCGACGGGAACGTCGCCGCCGTGGAACTGAAGAACGTCCGCGCCGGCCCGTCGGCGGCCTCACAACTGGAGCGGTACGTGACGGCGCTCCGCCGGGACCTCCACGCGGACGCGACGGTGCGCGGCGTGCTGGTCGCGCCCGGGGTGACGGAGAAGACCCGACGGCTGCTCGCCGAGAGCGGCCTGACGTTCTCCGAGGTCTCGTGA
- a CDS encoding DsbA family oxidoreductase, translating to MSDTITIYSDYVCPFCYLGRQSLNDYQATREEALDIDWQPFDLRSRQRRPDGTLDDSVDSGKDEEYYEEARKNVERLRDEYDADEMSTDLVGDVDGFLAQVASLYVREEYPEQWLAFDEAVFTALWEDERDIGDRDVLADLAADVGLDGEEIREVVDDEDWRDRLRDEFADAREFGITGVPTFVYDGHGARGAVPPAQLERLVEGV from the coding sequence GTGAGCGACACCATCACCATCTACTCGGACTACGTCTGTCCGTTCTGTTACCTCGGCCGGCAGTCCCTGAACGACTATCAGGCGACCCGGGAGGAGGCCCTCGACATCGACTGGCAGCCCTTCGACCTGCGGAGCCGCCAGCGCCGCCCGGACGGCACGCTCGACGACAGCGTCGACTCCGGGAAGGACGAGGAGTACTACGAGGAAGCTCGGAAGAACGTCGAACGGCTGCGCGACGAGTACGACGCCGACGAGATGAGCACCGACCTCGTCGGTGACGTCGACGGCTTCCTCGCGCAGGTGGCGTCGCTGTACGTCCGCGAGGAGTACCCCGAGCAGTGGCTCGCGTTCGACGAGGCCGTCTTCACGGCGCTCTGGGAGGACGAACGCGACATCGGCGACCGCGACGTGCTCGCCGACCTCGCAGCGGATGTCGGCCTCGACGGCGAGGAGATTCGCGAGGTCGTCGACGACGAGGACTGGCGGGACCGCCTGCGCGACGAGTTCGCCGACGCCCGCGAGTTCGGCATCACGGGCGTGCCGACGTTCGTCTACGACGGCCACGGGGCCCGCGGTGCCGTGCCCCCGGCCCAGCTCGAACGACTGGTCGAGGGCGTCTGA
- a CDS encoding thioredoxin family protein, which produces MSEQHQRPMRVAGGEELDDVLADHDRVLVEFYTKGCTLCQSIEPVLGNVARETGVPVAMVNPGEDIDLVDEWNVRSVPTLVLVEDGVEVARLADGFQGGQAIEDFIAEHT; this is translated from the coding sequence GTGAGCGAACAGCACCAGCGACCGATGCGCGTGGCGGGCGGCGAGGAACTCGACGACGTGCTCGCCGACCACGACCGCGTGCTCGTGGAGTTCTACACGAAGGGCTGCACGCTGTGTCAGTCCATCGAGCCCGTGCTCGGGAACGTCGCCAGAGAGACGGGCGTTCCCGTAGCGATGGTGAACCCCGGCGAGGACATCGACCTGGTGGACGAGTGGAACGTCCGGAGCGTCCCGACGCTCGTCCTCGTCGAAGACGGTGTGGAGGTCGCGCGGCTCGCCGACGGCTTCCAGGGTGGGCAGGCGATCGAGGACTTCATCGCCGAGCACACGTAG
- a CDS encoding DNA-directed RNA polymerase subunit epsilon, with product MPADAGSAIRWDDGDEREVDTRTGSGSLSRAEARRDSTVRQWGVVSPSATVIGRAESPDADVSESVRRLHDERHHATDGHSERAHRLDRLRTTQALCNAIGVTPWQRDVALGVMDEIDLTAFGSQRAIEKVALVAVRHVVDVDRREYFGLDDLDGAELTQGRMEELFERYKRHDVTDEPTFRRLADRYELDQTSLNRLRRVLTDQLDDRLPAYGRNTNRDPHLPSLSEE from the coding sequence ATGCCAGCAGACGCCGGCTCCGCCATCCGGTGGGACGACGGCGACGAGCGGGAGGTCGACACCCGCACGGGCTCGGGGTCGCTCTCCCGCGCGGAAGCCCGCCGCGACTCGACGGTCCGCCAGTGGGGCGTCGTCTCCCCGAGCGCCACCGTCATCGGGCGCGCGGAGTCCCCGGACGCCGACGTCTCGGAGAGCGTGCGGCGGCTGCACGACGAACGCCACCACGCCACCGACGGCCACAGCGAGCGCGCCCACCGCCTCGACCGGCTGCGCACCACGCAAGCCCTGTGTAACGCCATCGGCGTGACGCCGTGGCAGCGAGACGTGGCGCTCGGCGTGATGGACGAGATAGATTTGACGGCGTTCGGCAGCCAGCGCGCCATCGAGAAGGTCGCGCTCGTCGCTGTCCGGCACGTCGTCGACGTCGACCGGCGCGAGTACTTCGGGCTCGACGACCTCGACGGCGCGGAACTCACGCAGGGCCGCATGGAGGAGCTGTTCGAGCGGTACAAGCGCCACGACGTCACGGACGAGCCGACGTTCCGCCGGCTCGCCGACCGCTACGAACTCGACCAGACGAGCCTGAACCGGCTGCGGCGCGTGCTCACCGACCAACTGGACGACAGGCTGCCGGCGTACGGCCGGAACACCAACCGCGACCCGCACCTGCCGTCGCTCTCCGAGGAGTAG
- a CDS encoding ABC transporter substrate-binding protein, which translates to MTNGTKGLSRRDVLKGTGAAGIIATAGCVDLGGSGDSGPYQIGMVDSQTGSLSAFGERNQRGRELALSAVNDVGIGGRELSISVQDSQSQQQTGVSAAQQLVNQQEVPFLIGAVGSGVSLAIYQSVVQSTDVVQLSQNSTSPQLTDYPGLLRMSPTGRTQSTALADIITEDGGESVAITWINNDYGSGIKDAFVDAYDGEVVYNSSHDQGQSSYSNVVSQMANTDADSWLFITYQPEFTTMTQEAYSSGVNEQATWYGADSVQGSDVLANTPDGSLDGMKVVVPSAALDQENYQSFASEFESEYDRSPTAWAAYAYDCVVTAALTIQAADDFTGSALGDVVRDVTRPEGETVTSFEAASEILSDGGSATDVDYQGVSGPIDFDENGDPVAYLQVLTVQDHEYESTDFVTGE; encoded by the coding sequence ATGACAAACGGAACCAAGGGACTGAGCAGGCGGGACGTACTGAAGGGCACGGGTGCGGCAGGCATCATCGCGACGGCGGGCTGCGTCGACCTCGGGGGGAGCGGCGACAGCGGACCGTACCAGATCGGAATGGTCGACTCCCAGACCGGGTCGCTGTCCGCGTTCGGGGAGCGCAACCAGCGCGGCCGCGAGCTCGCGCTGTCGGCCGTCAACGACGTCGGCATCGGCGGCCGCGAACTCTCCATCAGTGTTCAGGACTCCCAGAGCCAGCAACAGACGGGCGTCAGCGCAGCCCAGCAGCTCGTCAACCAGCAGGAAGTTCCGTTCCTCATCGGGGCAGTGGGCTCGGGCGTGAGCCTCGCGATCTACCAGAGCGTCGTCCAGAGCACGGACGTCGTCCAGCTCTCCCAGAACTCCACGAGCCCGCAGCTCACCGACTACCCCGGGCTCCTCCGGATGTCGCCGACCGGGCGCACGCAGTCGACGGCGCTCGCCGACATCATCACCGAGGACGGCGGCGAGTCAGTCGCCATCACGTGGATCAACAACGACTACGGCTCCGGCATCAAGGACGCGTTCGTCGACGCCTACGACGGCGAGGTCGTCTACAACTCCTCGCACGACCAGGGCCAGTCCTCGTACAGCAACGTCGTCAGCCAGATGGCGAACACGGACGCGGACTCCTGGCTGTTCATCACATACCAGCCCGAGTTCACGACGATGACCCAGGAGGCGTACAGCAGCGGCGTCAACGAACAGGCGACCTGGTACGGTGCCGACTCCGTCCAGGGCTCGGACGTCCTCGCGAACACGCCAGACGGCAGCCTCGACGGCATGAAGGTCGTGGTGCCGTCGGCCGCCCTCGACCAGGAGAACTACCAGTCGTTCGCCTCGGAGTTCGAGAGCGAGTACGACCGCTCGCCGACCGCGTGGGCGGCGTACGCCTACGACTGCGTGGTGACGGCCGCCCTCACCATCCAGGCCGCCGACGACTTCACGGGGTCGGCGCTCGGCGACGTGGTGCGGGACGTCACGCGGCCGGAGGGCGAGACGGTGACCTCCTTCGAGGCCGCCAGCGAGATTCTCTCGGACGGCGGGAGCGCCACCGACGTGGACTACCAGGGCGTCAGCGGCCCCATCGACTTCGACGAGAACGGCGACCCGGTGGCGTACCTCCAGGTCCTCACCGTCCAGGACCACGAGTACGAGTCGACGGACTTCGTCACGGGCGAGTAG